The following proteins are co-located in the Streptomyces sp. DT2A-34 genome:
- the guaA gene encoding glutamine-hydrolyzing GMP synthase: protein MSSANPAAAPDTVLVVDFGAQYAQLIARRVREARVYSEIVPSTMPVAEMLAKSPAAIILSGGPSSVYEEGAPRIDRALFEAGVPVFGMCYGFQLMAQSLGGTVDNTGAREYGRTDLHVSKSSSTLFEGTPAEQHVWMSHGDACSAAPEGFSVTASTDVVPVAAFENDEAKLYGVQYHPEVMHSTHGQQVLEHFLYRGAGLTPNWTTGNVIEEQVAAIREQVGDKRAICGLSGGVDSAVAAALVQKAIGSQLTCVYVDHGLMRKGETEQVEKDFVAATGVQLKVVDAEERFLTALKGVSDPEEKRKIIGREFIRVFEQAQAEIIADEGPAVEFLVQGTLYPDVVESGGGTGTANIKSHHNVGGLPEDLEFKLIEPLRKLFKDEVRMVGQELGLPDEIVQRQPFPGPGLGIRIVGEVTKERLDLLREADAIAREELTAAGLDRDIWQCPVVLLADVRSVGVQGDGRTYGHPIVLRPVSSEDAMTADWSRLPYEVLARISTRITNEVRDVNRVVLDVTSKPPGTIEWE, encoded by the coding sequence GTGTCATCAGCGAACCCCGCAGCCGCCCCCGACACCGTTCTGGTCGTCGACTTCGGTGCGCAGTACGCCCAGCTCATCGCCCGTCGCGTCCGCGAGGCCCGGGTCTACAGCGAGATCGTGCCGAGCACCATGCCGGTCGCCGAGATGCTCGCCAAGAGCCCGGCGGCGATCATCCTCTCCGGCGGCCCCTCGTCCGTGTACGAGGAGGGCGCCCCCCGTATCGACCGCGCGCTCTTCGAGGCCGGCGTCCCCGTCTTCGGCATGTGCTACGGCTTCCAGCTCATGGCGCAGAGCCTGGGCGGGACGGTCGACAACACCGGCGCCCGCGAGTACGGCCGTACGGATCTCCACGTGTCGAAGTCGTCCTCCACCCTCTTCGAGGGCACCCCGGCCGAGCAGCACGTGTGGATGTCGCACGGCGACGCCTGCTCCGCCGCCCCCGAGGGCTTCTCCGTGACGGCCTCCACGGATGTCGTCCCGGTCGCCGCCTTCGAGAACGACGAGGCGAAGCTGTACGGCGTCCAGTACCACCCCGAGGTCATGCACTCCACGCACGGCCAGCAGGTGCTGGAGCACTTCCTGTACCGGGGCGCGGGCCTGACCCCGAACTGGACCACCGGCAACGTCATCGAGGAGCAGGTCGCGGCCATCCGCGAGCAGGTCGGCGACAAGCGCGCCATCTGCGGTCTGTCCGGCGGCGTGGACTCCGCCGTGGCCGCCGCCCTGGTCCAGAAGGCCATCGGCTCCCAGCTGACCTGCGTGTACGTCGACCACGGACTGATGCGCAAGGGCGAGACCGAGCAGGTCGAGAAGGACTTCGTGGCCGCGACCGGCGTACAGCTGAAGGTCGTGGACGCGGAGGAGCGGTTCCTGACCGCTTTGAAGGGTGTCTCGGACCCCGAGGAGAAGCGGAAGATCATCGGCCGGGAGTTCATCCGGGTCTTCGAGCAGGCGCAGGCCGAGATCATCGCGGACGAGGGTCCGGCGGTGGAGTTCCTCGTCCAGGGCACGCTGTACCCGGACGTGGTCGAGTCCGGCGGCGGCACCGGCACGGCCAACATCAAGTCGCACCACAACGTCGGCGGCCTGCCGGAAGACCTCGAATTCAAGCTGATCGAGCCGCTGCGCAAGCTGTTCAAGGACGAGGTCCGCATGGTCGGCCAGGAGCTCGGCCTGCCGGACGAGATCGTCCAGCGCCAGCCGTTCCCGGGCCCGGGCCTCGGCATCCGCATCGTCGGTGAGGTGACGAAGGAGCGTCTCGACCTCCTCCGCGAGGCCGACGCCATCGCCCGCGAGGAGCTCACGGCGGCCGGCCTCGACCGGGACATCTGGCAGTGCCCGGTGGTCCTGCTCGCGGACGTGCGCAGCGTGGGTGTGCAGGGTGACGGGCGGACGTACGGCCACCCGATCGTGCTGCGGCCCGTCTCGTCCGAGGACGCGATGACCGCCGACTGGTCGCGACTGCCGTACGAGGTCCTGGCGCGGATCTCGACCCGGATCACCAACGAGGTGCGGGACGTCAACCGTGTCGTCCTCGACGTGACGTCGAAGCCGCCGGGGACGATCGAGTGGGAGTAG